The Benincasa hispida cultivar B227 chromosome 11, ASM972705v1, whole genome shotgun sequence genome has a segment encoding these proteins:
- the LOC120091912 gene encoding gibberellin 2-beta-dioxygenase 8-like has protein sequence MSMEIEPPLEVRYYALMKDEMEGKNGRLKAEEEDDHDEVVEECEDEIELPMIDLGLLKMGNLEKEKCKNEIVEAARNWGFFQILNHGVPEKVLKAMIYEQKKVFNQPFANKSLSNFLNLAGTYRWGNPVAISPTQISWSEAFHIAVLEVSSLNDHLTLRSTMEGVVKKFGRLAENISEVLGQSLGIKSSYFKERCEKGKSSFRLNRYPPCPFASKVYGLIPHTDSDYLTILYQPQTSGLQLMKAGKWFPVKPNPQALLVNIGDLFQVVSNDVFRSLKHRVVASEGVERFSFAYFYCPSDDVMIESWLKPSIYRQFSYKEYRQQIEKDVEKTGNKVGLSRFFLHNILPHLGQ, from the exons ATGAGTATGGAGATTGAACCTCCATTAGAAGTAAGGTATTATGCTCTGATGAAAGATGAAATGGAGGGTAAAAATGGAAGATTAAaagctgaagaagaagatgatcatGATGAAGTAGTGGAGGAATGTgaagatgaaatagagttaCCAATGATTGATTTAGGGCTTTTAAAGATGGGGAATTTAGAGAAAGAGAAGTGCAAGAATGAGATAGTGGAAGCAGCAAGAAATTGGGGTTTTTTCCAAATATTGAATCATGGGGTTCCTGAGAAGGTATTGAAGGCAATGATTTATGAGCAAAAGAAAGTGTTTAATCAACCTTTTGCAAACAAAAGTTTGAGTAACTTTCTTAATTTGGCTGGTACTTACCGCTGGGGTAACCCTGTGGCTATTTCTCCAACTCAAATTTCTTGGTCTGAAGCTTTCCATATTGCTGTTTTGGAGGTTTCAAGCTTGAACGACCATCTTACCCTCAG ATCAACAATGGAAGGCGTGGTGAAGAAGTTTGGGAGGTTAGCAGAGAACATATCAGAGGTATTAGGGCAAAGCTTGGGAATAAAATCAAGTTACTTCAAAGAAAGATGTGAAAAAGGAAAGAGCAGCTTTCGACTGAATAGATATCCACCTTGTCCATTTGCTTCTAAAGTCTATGGCTTAATTCCTCACACCGACAGTGATTATCTCACAATACTTTACCAACCTCAAACCAGTGGTTTGCAACTCATGAAAGCTGGAAAATGGTTTCCTGTTAAACCTAACCCACAAGCTTTGCTTGTCAACATCGGTGACTTATTTCAG GTTGTGAGCAATGATGTTTTTAGGAGCCTTAAACACAGAGTGGTTGCTTCTGAAGGAGTAGAAAGATTTTCCTTTGCATATTTCTATTGCCCATCTGATGATGTGATGATTGAGAGTTGGTTGAAACCAAGCATTTACAGGCAGTTCAGCTACAAAGAGTATAGACAACAAATAGAAAAAGATGTAGAGAAAACAGGCAACAAAGTAGGCCTTTCAAGGTTTTTCTTGCACAACATCTTGCCTCATTTGGGTCAATGA